In the Desulfuromonas sp. DDH964 genome, GCTGACCGCCTTCTGGGCCGGGCAGAAGGGCTCGCTGCTCTTCTGGGCCTGGACCCTGAGTTTCTGCGCCGCCCTGACGGTCTACTCCAACCGCCGCGACGCCGATCCGCGCACCACCAGCTACGTCTACCTGGTGCTGGCCGGCACGCTCAGCTTCTTTCTCTTTCTGCTGTGCGCCATCACCAACCCCTTCGAACTGCTGAGCTTCACCCCCGCCGACGGCCAGGGGCTCAATCCGATGCTGCAGAACCCGGGCATGGTCTTCCATCCGCCGACCCTTTTTCTCGGCTACGTCGGCTTCACCGTCCCCTTCGCCTACGCCGTGGCCGCCATGGTCACCGGCCGCAGCGACGCCGGCTGGATCCGCAAGGCGCGTGTCTGGAACGTGCTCTCCTGGATTTTTCTCACCATCGGCATCATTCTCGGCGGCCAGTGGGCTTACGTGGAACTGGGCTGGGGCGGTTTCTGGGCCTGGGACCCGGTGGAGAACGCTTCCTTCATCCCCTGGCTGGCCTCCACCGCCTTTATTCACACCGCCATCATCCAGGAGCGGCGGGGGATCATGAAGGTCTGGAACATGGTGCTGATCCTGCTCACCTTCACCCTCTGCATCTTCGGCACCTACCTGGTGCGCAGCGGCGTGCTGCAGTCGGTGCACGATTTCGGGGCGACCGGGCTGGGAGGGTATTTCCTCGGCTTCACCATTGTCACACTGCTCGGCGGCATCTACCTCATCGCCGAGAGCTACAACGATCTGAAAACGCCCCATGTTCTCGAATCGTACCTTTCGCGAGAGAGCACCTTTCTGTTCAACAATGTCATCCTGCTGGCGCTGGCCTTCGCCACCCTGTTCGGCACGATCTTTCCCATCATCTCGGAAGCCTTCACCGGCAACAAGGTGACCGTTGGACCGGCCTTTTTCAACATGGTCAACACCCCGCTGTTTCTGTTGCTGCTGCTGATTACCGGCATCTGTCCGCTGATCGGCTGGCG is a window encoding:
- a CDS encoding heme lyase CcmF/NrfE family subunit encodes the protein MVVFGNLSQFAALAFSLLALVFTLLGVMRNDARLARSGARALLTAGAFTTLASISLAGLFLTDNFQVEYVASYSDRALPIFYKLTAFWAGQKGSLLFWAWTLSFCAALTVYSNRRDADPRTTSYVYLVLAGTLSFFLFLLCAITNPFELLSFTPADGQGLNPMLQNPGMVFHPPTLFLGYVGFTVPFAYAVAAMVTGRSDAGWIRKARVWNVLSWIFLTIGIILGGQWAYVELGWGGFWAWDPVENASFIPWLASTAFIHTAIIQERRGIMKVWNMVLILLTFTLCIFGTYLVRSGVLQSVHDFGATGLGGYFLGFTIVTLLGGIYLIAESYNDLKTPHVLESYLSRESTFLFNNVILLALAFATLFGTIFPIISEAFTGNKVTVGPAFFNMVNTPLFLLLLLITGICPLIGWRKASATNLRRNFLRPAIFGLVVLALLLGFGIRHPYALVAFSLCGFVAATIVLEFVAALRSRDKQPGESSWSAGPKLLWRLRRRYGGHLVHFGLVLMVVGITGSTAFKQEAQGTLKRGETLQVGRYELRYDDFNVYNKFNRTIYGAQLSVFNGGEPLGILETQRRVYVNAEQPTTEVALRTTLRDDLYVTMPGIGRNQEITLKAAVNPLLVWGWIGGALMVVGGVVAIIPERKRRIAS